The nucleotide sequence GCCCAGTCGTGGTGGAAGGAACTGAGCGTGGAAGACGTGTATCAGCGCAACAAGGTGCTGCTGGTCCATCCGGAAGCGCTGCGCGTGCGCCTCGCCATGCTCGGCGACCGCGTGTTCTGGCTGGCGGACGACGAGCCGGAGGACCATTACCTGAGATACCAGCCGGACTATTACGACGACCGGCTGTTCCGCGTAAAGGGCAGCGCCCTGCGCCGTCAGGCGCAGGAGAGCCTTTTCAGTGGCTATTGCGAAGTCCGGAACGCCCCTCAGAAACGCTTCTCCGTGCTGCGCGACCAGATTGCGGAGCACCGGAACGCCCTCCGCGGCGCCTTGGCGCGCAAGCGTCTCTCCCGTGCGGAACTGGACGCTCTCTTGGGCGGCCACAGCGCGGACGACGCGGGTATTCGCAATTGAGGCCGCGGCCTTCTTCACGTTGCGCGGCTGCCGGGTTGATGCTACCGTAGACCCGGCAGCCGTAAAGTCTCGTCGCTGCGGTTCCACCGCCTTGGCATTATCCGCCGCATGGCGCAGTATGGGGCCGGAGGCTCCGGATGACGGCTGTCAGGAACGAGGTTCCCCGCATGTTTCGAGACGAATTGACCAAAAAATTCAGCCTGCTGGAAGACCTGCCGACTCTGCCGTCCATCATCTTCGAACTGGAACGCATGCTGCACAGCGATTCGGCCAGCATCCAGGAGATTGCCGTCGTGGTCGAAGAGGATCCGGCCATCGCGGCCAGCGTGTTGCGGGTCGCGAACTCGGTCGTGTACTTCAGCAGCATGTCCGGGCGGATCGTGTCGCTGCGCGACGCGCTCGTGCGCCTGGGGCTGCAGGAAGTCCAGCGGCTGGTGTCGGCGGCGGCCATCATCAAGGCCTTTGGGAACCTGGGCCGCCATCTGGATATGAAGCGCTTCTGGCAGCAAAGCCTGAGGACCGCCGTGTGCATGCGCATGATTGCCCGGTCGGCGTCGGGCAAAGTATACATCGACGAGGATGAAGCCTACATGGCGGGATTGCTGCACGATATCGGGCTGCTCATCCTGGACCAGTATTTTCCGGACGTTTACGAGCGGCTCCAGGCGGACATCGCGGCGCGCGCGCGGCCCCGGCCGGAAGCCGAGCAGGCGCAACTGGGGCTGGACCACGGGCAGATAGGCGGCTGCCTGCTGGAGCAATGGAACCTGCCGCCCGAGTTGGTGGAGGCCGTGACCTGGCATAACCAGCCGGACCAGGCCGGAGCGGACGCGCGCACGCTGGCGCGCGCGGTCCGGGCCGCGGAAACCGTCACCGACGCCCTGGAATCCGAGGACACCTCCGAGGAGACGCTGCAATTCATTAACAGCCAGCCCTTCTGGGAAGAGGTTGCCTTCGGGCCGGAAGCGGTCGCGGCGATTACCGAAGAGACCCGGCAGTGGAGCACGCCCGTCTTCGCGCTGCTATAGGCTGCGAAGGGCTTCCTCACCCGCGTGAACCCGGAGCCGTATCGTCAGGCCTCACTCGCTCTTCCCACGGTTGCGGCTTCCCGGGCACGCGCGTCAGCGCAGGCTCGGCCCGGATTGCGCGGGAGCATTTGCCTCTATCCACGAAGACCTGTATAATACTTCCACATCCTTCCGATGGCCCCGAGGGGGGCGTGGCGTACTTCTCGCCCGCGTGGAAAACGGTTTTTGACCCAGCAAACATGTGGCGTGTTACCCGATAGAAGCGAGAGACAACCGGATGTGCGAGACACCGTGTGAACAGGCAGAGGTTCAATGACCCCTATTGACCGCATCAGGAACGTTGCAATCATCGCTCACATCGACCACGGAAAGACCACGCTCATCGACAGC is from Candidatus Hydrogenedentota bacterium and encodes:
- a CDS encoding HDOD domain-containing protein encodes the protein MFRDELTKKFSLLEDLPTLPSIIFELERMLHSDSASIQEIAVVVEEDPAIAASVLRVANSVVYFSSMSGRIVSLRDALVRLGLQEVQRLVSAAAIIKAFGNLGRHLDMKRFWQQSLRTAVCMRMIARSASGKVYIDEDEAYMAGLLHDIGLLILDQYFPDVYERLQADIAARARPRPEAEQAQLGLDHGQIGGCLLEQWNLPPELVEAVTWHNQPDQAGADARTLARAVRAAETVTDALESEDTSEETLQFINSQPFWEEVAFGPEAVAAITEETRQWSTPVFALL